ctacgttcccaaggccttgtggggagaggcttcagtgatggctccggtacctttgtggtcttaggtacataagggttcgggttaataatccaggactgcttctgcttctttgccggaggtggattggggggcggcgtctgatcacccgccggacgaggactggggggcggcgtctgatcacccgccggacgttgtggactggggggcgtcggctgacgtgacggaggtgtaggtgaaccgccaccaccaccaccaccgtaggggggtggacttgttgtccttggcgcctcgcctggaaacttgataaacttcttttgccatagaatgaaatggcgcttgacatctccaagtcttttctccccttcaggtgtagcaatgtcaatctccaggtcctcaaacccttggactatgtcctccaccgtgacacgagcatagccatcttgaatggggttgttgtggtggagtgctccaggtaaacatggtaaagcactgtcgatggctaccttcatggacatgttcccgataggataatNNNNNNNNNNNNNNNNNNNNNNNNNNNNNNNNNNNNNNNNNNNNNNNNNNNNNNNNNNNNNNNNNNNNNNNNNNNNNNNNNNNNNNNNNNNNNNNNNNNNNNNNNNNNNNNNNNNNNNNNNNNNNNNNNNNNNNNNNNNNNNNNNNNNNNNNNNNNNNNNNNNNNNNNNNNNNNNNNNNNNNNNNNNNNNNNNNNNNNNNNNNNNNNNNNNNNNNNNNNNNNNNNNNNNNNNNNNNNNNNNNNNNNNNNNNNNNNNNNNNNNNNNNNNNNNNNNNNNNNNNNNNNNNNNNNNNNNNNNNNNNNNNNNNNNNNNNNNNNNNNNNNNNNNNNNNNNNNNNNNNNNNNNNNNNNNNNNNNNNNNNNNNNNNNNNNNNNNNNNNNNNNNNNNNNNNNNNNNNNNNNNNNNNNNNNNNNNNNNNNNNNNNNNNNNNNNNNNNNNNNNNNNNNNNNNNNNNNNNNNNNNNNNNNNNNNNNNNNNNNNNNNNNNNNNNNNNNNNNNNNNNNNNNNNNNNNNNNNNNNNNNNNNNNNNNNNNNNNNNNNNNNNNNNNNNNNNNNNNNNNNNNNNNNNNNNNNNNNNNNNNNNNNNNNNNNNNNNNNNNNNNNNNNNNNNNNNNNNNNNNNNNNNNNNNNNNNNNNNNNNNNNNNNNNNNNNNNNNNNNNNNNNNNNNNNNNNNNNNNNNNNNNNNNNNNNNNNNNNNNNNNNNNNNNNNNNNNNNNNNNNNNNNNNNNNNNNNNNNNNNNNNNNNNNNNNNNNNNNNNNNNNNNNNNNNNNNNNNNNNNNNNNNNNNNNNNNNNNNNNNNNNNNNNNNNNNNNNNNNNNNNNNNNNNNNNNNNNNNNNNNNNNNNNNNNNNNNNNNNNNNNNNNNNNNNNNNNNNNNNNNNNNNNNNNNNNNNNNNNNNNNNNNNNNNNNNNNNNNNNNNNNNNNNNNNNNNNNNNNNNNNNNNNNNNNNNNNNNNNNNNNNNNNNNNNNNNNNNNNNNNNNNNNNNNNNNNNNNNNNNNNNNNNNNNNNNNNNNNNNNNNNNNNNNNNNNNNNNNNNNNNNNNNNNNNNNNNNNNNNNNNNNNNNNNNNNNNNNNNNNNNNNNNNNNNNNNNNNNNNNNNNNNNNNNNNNNNNNNNNNNNNNNNNNNNNNNNNNNNNNNNNNNNNNNNNNNNNNNNNNNNNNNNNNNNNNNNNNNNNNNNNNNNNNNNNNNNNNNNNNNNNNNNNNNNNNNNNNNNNNNNNNNNNNNNNNNNNNNNNNNNNNNNNNNNNNNNNNNNNNNNNNNNNNNNNNNNNNNNNNNNNNNNNNNNNNNNNNNNNNNNNNNNNNNNNNNNNNNNNNNNNNNNNNNNNNNNNNNNNNNNNNNNNNNNNNNNNNNNNNNNNNNNNNNNNNNNNNNNNNNNNNNNNNNNNNNNNNNNNNNNNNNNNNNNNNNNNNNNNNNNNNNNNNNNNNNNNNNNNNNNNNNNNNNNNNNNNNNNNNNNNNNNNNNNNNNNNNNNNNNNNNNNNNNNNNNNNNNNNNNNNNNNNNNNNNNNNNNNNNNNNNNNNNNNNNNNNNNNNNNNNNNNNNNNNNNNNNNNNNNNNNNNNNNNNNNNNNNNNNNNNNNNNNNNNNNNNNNNNNNNNNNNNNNNNNNNNNggtcggcacatatagaatatcgccgtttatgatgccgaacatatgtgcttcaccgtccggatcatagttgtccataatcgggtcagctctatcgtccgccattatgccagtcctgaaaacatgtagtaaaaacaaattaattaagtgaagaaggggggcggtggcggtggcggtggcgaaagggcagtggcaaaaggagggggcgaggaaggggtgggagagggtgtcgcggtagagcacgagacggggcggcagacgacggcgtcacggagagggaggcgaggacaacacacatgtataaccctcgccgccccctctcgatcccaaaaaaaaaaacaccgcgcgcatcgccgccccctctccgtatatgcgcggggtcgtgtacatttttttaaagcgggatcgttgtacattgacgcgcggggtcgttgtatatattgattatcaagttttactttttttgttgttaattatcaagttttatatatgtttttttgttaattatcaaattttacggttttttttgttaattatcaagttttaagttattttaccgtttttgttaaactaattaactagttaaaattaaaaagaacaaaaaaaagaaaaaaaaagaaaaaattcagGTGGCCcgcggcgcccctctctctctccacgatctcgctctctgtctgagagaggcgcgcgcgtgcgcgcgcggcagtaccgaggccggccggcggcgttgagggcgggcgagcgAGGCGNNNNNNNNNNcgagggcgacggcgggcggcgtcgagggcgagggcgacggcggcaggccttcggcgcggcagagaatcggagaagacgagaaatggaggcgacggttcgggcccttgtatttatagccccccccttagtcgcggttggggaggcgacccgcgactaaagggtaacctttagtcgcggttggccagaccaaCCGCCACTAAAgggttttttggcgggtttttgcgttcccgcgcgcaacgacctttagtcgcggttggccaggccaaccgcgactaaaggtatttttcaaaatactttttctttttcaaagtcttaaaaatacaaataatatatcaaaaaaatcagaaaaataaaactaattcaattcaatatgttaaaaacacaaatattatatcaaaaaattcagaaaaataaaactaattcaattcaaaattctaaaaatacaaataatatatcaaaaaattaagaaaaataaaactaattcaattcaaaatgttaaaaatacaaataatatatcaaaaaattcagaaaaataaaactaattcaattcaaaattttatacgcctaggcaggagtacgacagcgacgacagcagcgacgacgacccaccattgtcattccgtattgctggtccacctttaccccacctcctgttagcttgaaccatttgcaccggaacaaagggaccttaaaggaggatccatagtcaagttcccatatctcctctatgtaaccataatatgtgaccttttgcccattctcggttgctgcattaaagcggacaccactgttttggttggtgctctttttatcttgggcgatcgtgtaaaatgtattcccatttatctcgtacccttgtaaagtcgttatagtcgaagatggtgtcttggccaacatgtacagctgatctacaacatcattgtcattcattaaatgttttctcaaccaactgccgaaagtctccatgtgggccttcctaatccaggattcaggcttccccgggttgtccgagcgtaaaatattcttgtgtttctcaaagttcggagccaccaagctggaattggtcagtacagtgtggtgtgcttcagtcagagaatggccgtccatacatatcgttgatttccttccgatcgtgccttttccacttagtctcccctcgtgccgcgatcgaggaagaccaatcggcttaaggtcaggaacaaagtcaacacaaaactcaattacctcctcatttccatagcccttggcgatgcttccttctggcctagcacggttacgaacatatttctttaatactcccatgaacctctcgaaggggaacatattgtgtagaaatacaggaccgagaatgaaaatctcttcgactaggtgaaccaagaggtgcgtcataatattgaagaaggatggcgggaacaccaactcgaaactgacaagacattggatcacattgtTCTGTaatcgtggtagaacttctggattgattaccttctgagagattgcattgaggaatgcacatagcttcacaatggctactcgaacattttccggcaggagccccctcaaagcaatcggaagcaattgcgtcataatcacgtggcagtcgtgagacttcaggttttggaactttttctccgccatgtttattattccctttatattggacgagaatccagacgggaccttcatactgctcaggcattcaaaaaagatgaccttctcttctttggtcagagcgtagctggcacgaccttgaaaccattccggatgccggtcatcagggtctttcaaacgttgctggtcctgccgtgcttcctttgtatcatttgtcttcccatacacgcccaagaagcttaggaggttcacgcaaatatttttcataacgtgcatcacgtcgattgcagagcggacatctaggactttccaatattctagctcccagaatatagatttcttcttccacatggctgcgtgcccgtcagctcccttcggaactgattgtccgccaggaccctttccaaagatgactttcaaatccttgaccatatcaaatacctcagcaccagtgcgttccgcaggcttcggccggtgatctgccttgccgttgtaatgcttgcctttctttcttactggatgaattttcggaagaaatcgacgatgcccaaggtacacgttcttcttacaatttggcaaatgtacactttcagtctcatgtaagcagtgcgtgcatgcattgtatcccttatttgacagtcccgaaaggttactaagagcaggccaatcgttgatggttacgaaaagcaacgctcgtaggtcaaattcctcttctttgtgctcatcccacacacggacaccaggtctgccccacagctgtaaaagttcatcaactaatggccttaggtacacatcgatgtcgttgccgggttgcttcggaccttggatgagcactggcatcataatgaacttccgcttcatgcacaatcaaggaggaaggttgtagatgcatagagtcacgggccaggtgctatggctggagctctgctcgccaaaaggatccatgccatctgtacttagaccaaatcttatgttccttgcgtcagctgcaaaatctttgaactctctgtcgatctttctccattgcgttccatctgcggtgtgtctcaactccccgtccgacttacggtcctctttgtgccatcgcaacaacttggcatgctctttgttcctgaacagacgtttcaaccgtggtattataggagcataccacatcaccttggcgggaaccctcttcctgggtttctcgccctcaacatcgtcaccagggtcatcgcctctgatcttataacgcaatgcagtgcataccgggcattcattcaaattctcgtattcaccgcggtagaggatgcagtcgttgatgcatgcatgtatcttcagaacctctaaacctagagggcagacaaccttctttgcttcgtacgtactggcgggcaactcgttattctttggaaacatattcttcaacattttcagcaagttttcaaatgccgagtcagctacacctgcctgtgccttccatttcagcaaatccagtgtgcagcccagctttttcagaccatcatcgcatccggggtacaacgactttctgtgatcctctaacatgcgatccaaattctccctctcattttcagtttcgcagcgtctccgtgcatcagcaatggtccgaccaagatcatcaacggtctcatcacgtgcctcttcttcaccttcaccttccccttcaccttccccttcaccttcagcatcctccatgaaagtatcaccgaaatgagcaagatagctttcatcgatgaaatcatccccttcttcatcttcttccattataacccctctttctccatgcttggtccaacaattatagcttggcatgaaaccgtgccgaagcaggtgcaggtgaacttctcttgaggaagagtaacccttctgattcttacagtcaacacatggacagataacaaaacccttctgcttgttcgcattagccactacgaggaaatctttcaaacccgtagtgaactcgcgggagagtcggttaccgtacatccattgccgattcatctgcattattataatataaaatatataattaaccatcatgcatttgttaaactaactagctataaacaatagaaattaaacaatgaacaacacacatgcatattttatcaatgacacacatgcatgaaaggttcaagttgctaaccgcgatcgaggaggaaaaaataaatgaggaacctcaagtgtggctccaacacttcatatcatgtctgTTTcacgctcttggggcatttcatcaaacaccttgtgtgcataagaggaaccaaaagcaaacctacacccccttgtgaagcttgtgaagagaagtggcaccaaatggctaagtgagcgtgctgaactggtatatataggggaggagctttagtcgcggttggcctggccaaccgcgactaaaggcctttgggcacctttagtcgcggttggcctggccaaccgcgactaaagcccctcacgtgcaccagctggccaccgagcgccctgggcccaggcctttggtcgcggttcgtctgccgaaccgcgactaaaaacttcattagtcgcggttcctacagtttcgcgactaatggggctggacggaagcctctttttctaccagtgagcaCTGGGGATCAACGTCCCAAGAACCGTACTTGTGGCTTCACCGTGCCCGCAACGCTCCCATGGGCATTCAGAACCTTGGCTTTTGGTGGGGCAGTGTGCCTACACCAGGATAGGTCGACATTATCGAGATAGATGTCGTGGCATGGCACGCTATTGCTGCACATGATCTTGATAGCCTCTCGCTCGGAGGACGTCCCATGGATGTTGATGAACCTCGCGTCGGTTATGGCCACACCACCTTGCTGCAAAGGCAACCAATATAGTTTCAGTCATCAACCAATTGCCCTGAAGATGGAGCGGTCAATGTGTTGGTGACTGAGTTGAGTAGGTTTCCTTACCCGTTCTGGACAGTTTCCATGCGGGCAGTAGAACTGGTCGATGTCGATAGGATGTTGGACTTCAGTCATGTTGAGGTCCCTGAAAATGAATCCGCTCGCTTTGCCTTGCCCTCCCTGCATTCATAACATCACATATGTTATCAGGGGAATTAACAGtggtatacacacacacacacacacacaccatcagTTGATATCTATCTTTGAACTGATGCAAGGCACACACATGCACAACATAGAGAAGGCATGTGGATGCTGCTTCAGTGTTACCTGCCACGATTTGATCCTGACGCCGTTGGTCGTATTGAAGAATTTGCAGTTGGATACTGTAATCCTCTCCACCATCGCTGGGCCTTCACCAGCACCTCCAAGGCTTCCCACACTACATGACAAGATAACAAAAGGAAGAAGCTGCTTAGGTTAATGTATGCTACCAATCACTAGAGAAATTCATCAGCCCTTATGCACTTGGTCAGTAAGACCTGcatatatatatgcatgcatggttgtGCATCTGTACCTGATACCATGACCGGGCCCACACGTGATGTCGGTGACGTTCACATCGGTGGTTCCCGTTATAATCGACACGCAATCATCACCTGCGAGCACTCGTCCAATGTATGTCAGGAGTATTACAATGCACACACACTTGACGTCAAAGTGCAACACACATGAAGCAAAGGATTTTATCAAGGGCTAGCTGTTACTGTACCGGACTGGATGGAGGAAGAGTAGACGCGGACATGGTGGGAGGCCCCAATGGTGATCCCGTCCGTGTTGGGGCTGTCGCCGGGCGCGGAGATGGAGACGTTGTGCACCAGCGCCTGGCTGCACCTGTACACGCTGATGTGCTTGAGGGCGCTGTCCTTGAGACGTATGTTGGTCACCCGCAGGCCGTTGCAGAACGAGAATGACACCAGCTGGGTTCGTTACAATTACATGCACCTGAATTAGTTTTCGCGTGCGTACGTGCAGACATGTCTGTCTAAAGTCTAAACTGAAATGGGTATTTTTGGTTCGGCAGCTGGAAGAGGCGTTGCGTGTGTGCTTACCATTGGCCGGACACTGCATTTCTGTCAGAGACGAGAGGGGCAGCTGATCAGATTGTGGACAATGCGTGAAGATAGATTGAAGAAGCAACGGCTATGTTTGTGTGGGTTGTTGTTACCTTGTGGTTGTGGCAATCCCACCATGGGGCGCCCCGGCCGTCGATCTGGCCGCTGCCGTCCACCGTCAGGTTGTCCACCTCGTGGAAGGTCAGCACGCTTGACGATCTTAGCTGCCAGAGGGTGCTTGGCGCCACGATGTCCCCGTCCACCTGCAGAGCGACACTCCATCCTCGGTTTATACCGTCGGCGACTATACTGTACTTCGATAAGAGTACGGTCAAATCGTCGGTAGAAGGTAGGTGTTGGTTACCTGCATGGTGATGGGCGACTTGCAGGGCCCGTTGAAAGTGGCGTTGCGCAGCAGGAAGGTCCTTCCTGCAGGGACGTAGACGTTCGCCCCGCCGCTGTCCCTGCACGCAGATTCCCATGTCTCCTCGAACGCCTGTCGGTCACGAAGACGGAGGATGCAGATGAATGGGtcaggaagatctgaactgaccggCAATGACCAAGAAGCATGAAGGTTGAGAATCATATGTAGGTCGAGGCTACGTTGTTGTTGTTATACCTTGGAATCATCCGTCTCGCCGTCCCCGGCGGCATGGAAAGCCATGACGCTGTATCGAGTCCCTTCCCCTTTCCACAccttggtcgccgccgccgccgcggatcgAACTGTGGCCGATACcacaagaagcagcagcagcggcaggacGAGGAACAAGGAGGTGCGTCCTGCTGCTGCAACCCTCTGCCATTTTCAAGATCCGTGCGTCAGGCAAAGCAACATATAGATGATTAGAACGAGAATCTACTTTTCGATCGAGCTGGTGAGCAATGGCAGAGCAGAGCCGACGCGCATACCATGATGACCACCCACGCTGCCACTACGATCAGCAGCTGAATCGATCGGTCGAAGAAGAACTGGCCGAATGGGGATGCTAGCACCGTCGTAGTCGTACTGACGATACGGCCAGTCGTCTGTGCATCAATTTATACGCGCGCGAGCGCAGGCGTAGCAGCAGCAAATGGGGGAAATTGAAACCAAATCTCTCTCGTTTGTCGTACCAATAAAAGCCGTGGAAATCCAAAATCTCCATGTATTTAGATCTCGCATTGAAATTCATTGGATCAGTGCAGGAGATCGCGGCCGTCTGCCCTTTCCGGGTTTGGAAGAGGAGATGTAGCTGTGCGCGAGCCCCAAAATGCCATGCGGTTACCTCGCACAGCTGCTGCATGCATGCGCGCCATTTACAGAATGCAATCGCGGCCGTGTCGCGAATTTAGCCCCTTGGGGAGCAAGATACAGAGGATATCGTTGCTGCGGTGAGGGATCGGGCGAATGCATGCATGCACGTGAGCGCGGCTCTGGGCCGTGCAATCGCGAGATGGACGGCTTGGATGGCGCGGGCCGGGCAGCTAAGATCTTGCAGCATCTAAACGTACATTCGAATATTTTCAGAATACCGCGTACATTCGAGTATTTTCAGAATATCGCGTGTAATTTTTTTAAGGCAGAATATCGTGTGTATTATTTTTCACGCTTATCAATGAATGCTCCGCAGACACACTGACCGGCAACGTTTCTGGCGAGTCGTGATGgctcacgtgtgtgtgtgtgtcagcgaAAATAGTGTCGTACTTTTTAAGAAAACGATCGGCGCATCATTTAATGATTTATCTCGAATTATCAAATTTTTTCACGAGATGAATCATCCTATTATCTGCTGGAGCTAATTTCATTTCGTGTTTCAtatccatagctaaagatagagaacaatttagaatataaaataaaaactatttagtgataaaacaaacaagcacacataagaatattcaccccacgctattgcttcccggcaacggcgccagaaaaatgtcttgataacccactaggagatcgtttgtagccttcttcgataaataagagtgtcgaatccgaatccagcgaggagctaaaggtaaaacaaatattctcccaagttctatcgaccaccgatacaactctacgcacacttgacgtttgctttacctaaaacaagtataaaactattttgtaagaataaaactatgagtaattTGCGAGATTAAAACTACGGATAAATTGTAAGGTAGTAAAAGTGGATAACTTTAGTcaccaagaaagtcatttgtccttaGGTAATCGATAATTAGACCGGTAATCATTCAtgcaattttacatgagggaggggcatgagctaacatactttctctacttggatcatatgcacgtatgattagaactctagcaagcatccgcaactactaaagattattaaggtcgtaaaactcaaccatagcattaagtatcaagtcctctttactcccatacgcaacaatccactTACTCGGGTAtgcgcttctgtcactcatgccacccaccataagcgaatcataaacatattgcaacaccctacagcaagaATCCCTCCGTTTGCACGACACAAAGGGCACCGTAGgataacaccataaataaaatatacactcataccaaccaagatcacgattaaaccattggacaaaacgaatctactcaagcatcatatgatagccaaatatcattttggaaaataatatatggagttgagcatcatgtttaagtagagattacagtggggagaagggaggttacactgctgcatagagaggGAGAGGGTTGGTGTTGACGGtatcaagattgttgatgtagatagttgtcacgatccttgccctggcagcactccggc
The Triticum dicoccoides isolate Atlit2015 ecotype Zavitan chromosome 3A, WEW_v2.0, whole genome shotgun sequence genome window above contains:
- the LOC119271328 gene encoding probable polygalacturonase At1g80170; this encodes MAFHAAGDGETDDSKAFEETWESACRDSGGANVYVPAGRTFLLRNATFNGPCKSPITMQVDGDIVAPSTLWQLRSSSVLTFHEVDNLTVDGSGQIDGRGAPWWDCHNHKLVSFSFCNGLRVTNIRLKDSALKHISVYRCSQALVHNVSISAPGDSPNTDGITIGASHHVRVYSSSIQSGDDCVSIITGTTDVNVTDITCGPGHGISVGSLGGAGEGPAMVERITVSNCKFFNTTNGVRIKSWQGGQGKASGFIFRDLNMTEVQHPIDIDQFYCPHGNCPERQGGVAITDARFINIHGTSSEREAIKIMCSNSVPCHDIYLDNVDLSWCRHTAPPKAKVLNAHGSVAGTVKPQVRFLGR